A stretch of Drosophila gunungcola strain Sukarami chromosome 3L unlocalized genomic scaffold, Dgunungcola_SK_2 000002F, whole genome shotgun sequence DNA encodes these proteins:
- the LOC128257226 gene encoding RNA-binding motif protein, X-linked 2 isoform X1, which produces MLQSDNAAREQTAANPVPKACQGCRGQVPRATPVEVEDMATPSLEKLIRKANVAQKMLNDVMKQIQKQQQESQVSAKEPKPKHLTSDGGKKPHRGRKHGHHSSSSSSSSSGHSDCELILAEKGEIMPRRRHIREDRRRDRSRSRGRSRGHSRGRSHGRSRSRSYTDSRRSRALPLALPVRISV; this is translated from the coding sequence ATGTTGCAATCTGATAACGCGGCACGTGAGCAAACTGCGGCAAACCCGGTGCCCAAGGCTTGTCAAGGTTGCCGCGGCCAAGTGCCACGTGCCACGCCCGTAGAAGTGGAGGACATGGCCACCCCGTCGCTGGAAAAGCTCATCCGCAAGGCCAATGTGGCCCAGAAAATGCTGAACGATGTGATGAAGCAAAtccagaagcagcagcaggaatCTCAGGTGTCCGCCAAGgaaccaaagccaaagcaCCTAACATCCGATGGAGGTAAAAAACCACACAGGGGACGCAAACATGGTCACCACTCTAGCTCATCTTCCAGTTCCAGTTCTGGCCACAGTGACTGCGAGCTGATTCTCGCCGAGAAGGGGGAGATCATGCCCAGGAGGAGGCACATTCGCGAGGATCGCAGGCGGGATCGCTCCAGGTCCCGCGGTCGTTCCCGTGGCCACTCGCGTGGTCGTTCTCATGGGCGTTCTCGTTCCAGGTCCTACACCGATTCCCGGCGATCCCGAGCACTGCCCCTGGCTCTGCCCGTTCGCATTTCAGTGTGA
- the LOC128257226 gene encoding uncharacterized protein LOC128257226 isoform X2, with protein sequence MLQSDNAAREQTAANPVPKACQGCRGQVPRATPVEVEDMATPSLEKLIRKANVAQKMLNDVMKQIQKQQQESQVSAKEPKPKHLTSDGVPVLATVTAS encoded by the exons ATGTTGCAATCTGATAACGCGGCACGTGAGCAAACTGCGGCAAACCCGGTGCCCAAGGCTTGTCAAGGTTGCCGCGGCCAAGTGCCACGTGCCACGCCCGTAGAAGTGGAGGACATGGCCACCCCGTCGCTGGAAAAGCTCATCCGCAAGGCCAATGTGGCCCAGAAAATGCTGAACGATGTGATGAAGCAAAtccagaagcagcagcaggaatCTCAGGTGTCCGCCAAGgaaccaaagccaaagcaCCTAACATCCGATGGAG TTCCAGTTCTGGCCACAGTGACTGCGAGCTGA
- the LOC128257215 gene encoding LOW QUALITY PROTEIN: uncharacterized protein LOC128257215 (The sequence of the model RefSeq protein was modified relative to this genomic sequence to represent the inferred CDS: inserted 1 base in 1 codon; deleted 1 base in 1 codon), which yields MSATLFEMASQAEVQQHLVCLEEQQQLIVGMSSLELSESVVTPSNCDGSDSGLDVASCCLSRVTLQRGLSSTSGGYTSSNGLEEIYDSCELKVATVTQTPSETGSEKTTPPRRTGSVKKKVAMFEPEPMGTPAKDQLRGRVANLKRAESLPRNSAAPGTPTTSASNKSRLSTSSSFRVPSSTATPTSVRLARPQKPDTLPNALNRAQSVQRLTHVQRTPSLSRARTPGTPSDDGRWPANRGAARRGMSVTPEVTANRMRGSPAPGGTLPRRRKQQSVEDLTGGRLSRSNSISRAAVDSRMTSSVMVVPTSRRSLAPATAKVNSLRRPQPVMPRTRIYHETAVQTALTSEDLEQVLGGGMLQTRALDAVEQRNQSTQAEPDQRDFELEQLRQEVRQLSGKLQREREEKLAMQQELHLNTERVMGMLELARVASASAGTPTSEDSGDGSGHDSLLMLESQIQISGHELFERQQEIGQLRSMCRALQLEMRRSLATQQLLLQEKAAIEQESSELQDFLQHEKAAQCDALRDLEADYQAVKSQLANREEEAKVLRDECRHLVRLNEQRRQENRLLQTKFSALENKSRELIHQQNASVAGASTALSGLHSRLDGLVEQLVYSYSISEQDLEDIRFQAESEQVQNGQRPNGLDLPICPAATGDAIHTLVLASDGSLSPQRNQSFIAAVIGAIRQATTHSGKRLSLRQTGKRNGVAAGSAQAGNTGATAHEPQGNGDDSDSTEMLDSETEXCLLMMDNVLEDVVHPDSHSHNMVSSCTGMISQIELPTELISQCSHQNNLNGGTGGDDSLQQLSQAITNRQQMELHMHKMNGLPMNPRDQCNTEELSCHDSLAELAELPSLMEYSTAQAVVDQVIEVDTLVTKLLKVLRLVQLDNDNCIQQLIVDKNKLQQHKEDMLEKLKDLEDINLKLQDELMDATQELMIKGSDLGGAKAEMQRHRNEIDRLNEDICTLSTLCSSYKKLSPTTEFPPMRLLSPSQDSEQGDVLGILNLLKMWQAGGQLQDPRVSGYLQTMAGSQIQNIHQDNNNVERLRIYANQLEHVSRVLDDGLLMELHAPLQQLRQDIEVVRTNANWTQLLELNETDHNANGDVPSTTP from the exons ATGTCCGCCACTCTGTTCGAGATGGCATCGCAAGCGGAGGTA CAGCAGCATTTGGTCTGcctggaggagcagcagcagctgattGTGGGCATGAGCAGCCTGGAGCTGAGCGAATCCGTGGTCACGCCGAGCAATTGCGATGGTAGCGACAGTGGGCTGGATGTGGCCAGTTGTTGCCTGTCGCGGGTCACCCTGCAACGTGGCCTGAGCAGCACCAGTGGCGGCTACACCAGCAGCAATGGTCTAGAGGAGATCTACGACAGCTGCGAACTGAAGGTGGCCACTGTGACCCAAACTCCCAGTGAGACGGGCAGTGAAAAGACGACGCCGCCCAGGAGAACTGGTTCGGTGAAGAAGAAAGTGGCCATGTTTGAGCCGGAGCCCATGGGAACTCCGGCCAAGGATCAATTGCGTGGTCGAGTGGCCAACTTAAAGAGAGCCGAAAGCCTGCCCAGAAATAGTGCGGCGCCGGGAACGCCGACCACTTCCGCTTCGAACAAGTCGCGCCTTTcgacctcctcctcctttcGAGTGCCCAGCtccactgccacgcccacttcgGTCCGCCTGGCACGCCCCCAGAAACCGGATACGCTGCCCAATGCCCTGAATCGCGCCCAGTCCGTCCAGCGGCTCACCCATGTGCAGCGCACTCCCTCCCTGAGTCGAGCTAGAACACCGGGAACTCCCTCAGACGATGGTCGTTGGCCGGCGAATCGGGGGGCAGCTCGTCGCGGGATGTCAGTGACCCCCGAAGTGACGGCAAACAGGATGCGGGGCAGTCCTGCGCCCGGAGGAACGCTACCGCGTCGCCGGAAGCAGCAGTCCGTGGAGGATCTGACCGGTGGTCGTCTGTCCAGAAGCAACTCCATCAGCCGAGCAGCCGTGGATTCCCGCATGACCTCCTCCGTGATGGTGGTTCCGACGAGTCGTAGGAGCTTGGCTCCCGCCACCGCCAAGGTTAATTCCCTGCGGAGACCTCAGCCGGTGATGCCCAGGACACGAATTTATCACGAGACAGCCGTGCAAACGGCTCTTACCAGTGAGGATCTGGAGCAAGTGCTGGGCGGTGGCATGCTGCAAACCCGTGCCCTGGACGCCGTGGAGCAGCGGAATCAGAGCACCCAAGCAGAGCCGGATCAGAGGGACTTTGAGCTGGAGCAGCTGCGTCAGGAGGTGCGCCAGCTAAGTGGAAAACTGCAGCGCGAGCGGGAGGAGAAGCTGGCCATGCAGCAGGAGCTGCACCTAAATACGGAGCGGGTGATGGGCATGCTGGAGCTGGCGCGAGTGGCGAGTGCCAGTGCGGGCACACCCACGTCGGAGGACAGTGGCGATGGCAGTGGCCACGACAGTCTCCTCATGCTGGAGTCCCAGATCCAGATCAGTGGCCATGAGCTTTTCGAGCGCCAGCAGGAGATCGGTCAGCTGAGGTCCATGTGTCGCGCCCTGCAGCTGGAAATGCGAAGATCCCTGGCCACTCAGCAATTGCTGCTGCAGGAAAAGGCCGCCATTGAACAGGAGTCCAGTGAACTGCAGGATTTCCTGCAACACGAGAAGGCAGCCCAGTGCGATGCTCTGCGTGACTTGGAAGCCGACTACCAAGCCGTCAAATCCCAGTTGGCCAATCGCGAGGAGGAGGCCAAAGTGCTGCGCGATGAGTGCCGGCATCTGGTGCGGCTTAATGAGCAGCGTCGCCAGGAGAACCGTCTGCTGCAGACTAAGTTCTCCGCCTTGGAGAACAAATCGAGGGAGCTAATTCACCAGCAGAATGCTTCGGTGGCCGGGGCTTCCACTGCCCTGTCGGGATTGCACTCCCGTTTGGATGGACTGGTGGAGCAACTGGTCTACTCCTACAGTATTTCCGAGCAGGACTTGGAG GACATTCGCTTCCAAGCGGAATCGGAGCAGGTTCAGAACGGCCAAAGGCCCAATGGCCTGGACCTGCCCATCTGCCCTGCAGCCACTGGCGATGCCATTCACACCCTGGTCCTGGCCAGTGATGGCTCCTTGTCTCCCCAGCGCAATCAGTCCTTTATAGCCGCTGTCATCGGTGCCATTCGCCAGGCCACCACCCATTCCGGCAAGCGGTTGTCTCTTCGCCAGACGGGAAAACGGAACGGAGTGGCAGCAGGATCGGCTCAGGCGGGGAACACAGGAGCCACGGCTCATGAGCCTCAGGGAAATGGAG ACGATTCCGATTCCACGGAAATGCTGGACTCTGAGACGG CCTGCCTCCTGATGATGGACAATGTGTTGGAGGATGTGGTTCACCCGGATTCGCATTCGCACAACATGGTTTCCTCCTGCACGGGAATGATATCCCAGATAGAGCTGCCCACGGAATTGATTAGTCAATGTAGCCATCAGAACAATTTGAATGGAGGAACAGGAGGCGATGACTCCCTGCAGCAGTTGTCCCAGGCCATCACCAACAGGCAGCAAATGGAGCTGCATATGCACAAGATGAATGGCCTGCCCATGAA TCCTCGCGATCAGTGTAACACAGAGGAGCTGAGTTGCCATGATTCACTGGCGGAGCTGGCCGAGTTGCCCTCGCTAATGGAATACAGTACCGCTCAGGCTGTGGTGGATCAGGTGATCGAAGTGGACACCTTGGTGACCAAATTGCTCAAGGTCCTGCGACTGGTTCAGCTGGACAACGACAATTGCATACAGCAATTGATAGTTGACAA gAACAAACTGCAGCAGCATAAGGAGGACATGCTGGAGAAACTAAAAGACTTGGAGGACATCAATCTGAAGCTGCAGGACGAACTCATGGACGCTACCCAGGAGCTGATGATCAAGGGCAGTGACCTTGGCGGCGCCAAGGCCGAAATGCAGCGCCATCGCAACGAGATCGAC CGTCTCAACGAGGACATCTGCACTCTGAGCACACTCTGCAGCAGCTACAAAAAGCTGTCGCCCACCACGGAGTTCCCGCCCATGCGACTGCTTTCCCCAAGCCAGGACTCCGAGCAGGGCGATGTCCTGGGAATCCTCAATCTGCTCAAGATGTGGCAGGCGGGCGGGCAGCTGCAGGATCCACGAGTCAGCGGATACCTCCAAACTATGGCTGGCAGCCAG ATCCAAAACATACATCAGGATAACAATAATGTGGAACGCCTTAGGATCTATGCCAATCAACTTGAGCATGTGTCCCGTGTCCTGGACGATGGTCTGCTCATGGAGCTGCATGCCCCGCTCCAGCAATTGCGGCAGGACATCGAGGTCGTCAGGACGAATGCCAACTGGACGCAGCTGCTCGAACTCAACGAAACGGATCACAATGCCAATGGCGATGTGCCGTCCACCACGCCTTGA
- the LOC128257218 gene encoding LOW QUALITY PROTEIN: protein melted (The sequence of the model RefSeq protein was modified relative to this genomic sequence to represent the inferred CDS: deleted 1 base in 1 codon), protein MHELFNKVLAKRDLSRAGDLFSVPDADIVDDITEVLSEISPIISHADYVKNNNDQSVVEICVTRVLSCIRETRTAERYCAALVDLLKTCLLWNLQPAGTTKEEPPHAKIAADIISSIFLNYDKKELMKIALPVAVQFLPKGNRELSRNLASYLSLAAIDHACLLSPHTESVMESILSGNYGLLRVLSQVYEVAPEAVTPHAPLLMPLLPQCDPQERMAVFQLYLLIVQKSPEVLESCVPQLCGFLLDSDTSSITMQILLKLAQHSPSILIDHFEQLRLAAKTNPGTIPLCAQIMTTAGIGSKETAQQALDFVLEHLPTQALLQQEATRLCSAYPVLFTDKVLACVRQKNAALSSQQDVGNGLGNKTSGGVTIVSLNSSSPSPPPKPVPIAAPSINTTIIQPASGASAMPTAPPASASASTSAPIATSTPVSAATPTPQHAGYTRRVKLGDSRSTGRLHPASNTHRSVTRLNVASGSVGGLHKSMTRLSNSQINQQPGGSSNGNVVVQSGATPKTASAFSNPPVTPVPPLSNNVVITGHNRHGIPVTSGGVTVTTSPTKVRPHSQGPSTLLNSSTVLMKYSTDALNQSVGSISIPQSSTAATLPPVQTQNAVSVHHASPALPQSSSNGNAKSVMKLPVNGNSEVIVSGPTTNVAPRRSDNTSRTLLNANSVMDQRMSTFEPYQIMRDPVQQFCEKNFNSIKSYMDEVSQHLPPPTRCSIEERRTKKVAKLHFACQIRGPHCLYSKTCFTMRTRNPKTWIHMMFLDFQVRHFVKEKCVLSTRESGISNLKNIWQILKCENRSFTELVTSQFPQVKDREILVNELRHSGFLDVFEVSKTDKSNPNCNELEYQWGCFLCNHPDKAVGFLNGSNQPMIEGQLKEKKGKWRLFRRWRTRYFTLSGAHLSCKGSSGGESIDVNQIRSVKVSRGARNIPKAFEIFTADQTLILKPKDGKNAEEWVQCLSIVVAHSQARDNPTAKTNSLPARSMGSSKPSF, encoded by the exons ATGCACgaactttttaataaagtgCTAGCCAAGCGCGATCTCTCCCGAGCCGGAGATCTCTTCTCCGTGCCGGATGCTGATATCGTAGACGACATCACGGAGGTG ctCTCTGAGATCAGTCCGATCATCTCGCATGCGGACTACGTGAAAAACAATAATGACCAGAGCGTTGTGGAGATCTGTGTGACAAGGGTGCTTTCCTGCATTCGGGAAACCCGCACTGCGGAGCGTTACTGTGCTGCTCTGGTGGATCTTCTGAAGACCTGCCTGCTGTGGAACCTCCAACCGGCGGGAACCACAAAAGAAGAGCCACCTCATGCCAAGATCGCCGCCGACATCATCTCTAGCATTTTTCTG AACTATGACAAGAAAGAACTGATGAAAATAGCCCTTCCCGTCGCCGTGCAGTTTTTGCCGAAAGGAAACCGAGAGCTATCAAGAAACCTAGCCAGCTACTTGTCTCTGGCGGCCATTGATCATGCCTGTCTGCTGAGTCCGCACACGGAGTCCGTGATGGAATCCATCTTGTCGGGAAACTACGGTCTACTCCGGGTGCTCTCGCAGGTGTACGAGGTGGCTCCGGAGGCGGTGACGCCACATGCGCCGCTTCTAATGCCCCTGCTGCCGCAGTGTGATCCCCAGGAGCGGATGGCGGTGTTCCAGTTGTATCTACTAATAGTGCAAAAGTCACCCGAAGTCCTTGAATCGTGCGTTCCACAGCTTTGCGGCTTTCTGCTCGACAGCGACACCTCCAGCATCACCATGCAGATCCTGCTGAAGCTGGCCCAGCACTCGCCGAGCATCCTTATCGATCACTTCGAGCAACTGCGTCTGGCGGCCAAGACAAATCCGGGAACGATTCCGCTCTGCGCCCAGATAATGACCACCGCGGGAATCGGTAGCAAGGAGACTGCTCAGCAGGCCCTGGACTTTGTCCTGGAGCACCTGCCCACCCAGGCACTGCTGCAGCAGGAGGCCACTCGTCTCTGCTCCGCCTATCCGGTGTTGTTCACCGACAAGGTCCTGGCCTGCGTGCGTCAAAAAAACGCAGCGCTCAGTTCGCAACAGGATGTGGGAAATGGCTTGGGCAACAAAACCTCCGGCGGTGTCACTATTGTCAGCCTGAACAGCTCCAGTCCCAGTCCGCCGCCAAAGCCAG TTCCCATTGCCGCACCGTCCATCAACACAACTATCATTCAGCCGGCCAGCGGAGCCAGTGCCATGCCCACAGCACCTCCGGCCTCCGCCTCCGCATCCACCTCGGCGCCCATAGCCACCTCCACGCCCGTATcggctgccacgcccactccccAGCATGCTGGCTACACGCGGCGTGTGAAACTGGGCGATTCGAGGAGCACAGGTCGCCTGCATCCCGCCAGCAACACGCACCGGAGTGTGACCCGGTTGAATGTGGCCAGTGGATCCGTGGGAGGACTTCACAAGAGCATGACGCGGCTGAGTAACTCGCAGATAAACCAGCAGCCAGGAGGCAGCTCCAACGGCAATGTGGTGGTGCAGTCGGGAGCCACTCCT AAAACGGCAAGTGCCTTCAGCAATCCGCCCGTGACTCCAGTACCGCCACTGAGCAACAACGTGGTCATCACTGGACACAATCGACATGGAATACCTGTGACCTCCGGCGGAGTGACGGTGACCACGTCGCCCACGAAGGTGCGACCCCACTCCCAAGGACCCTCGACGCTGCTCAACTCGAGTACGGTGCTGATGAAGTACAGTACGGATGCACTGAACCAATCGGTGGGCTCGATCTCCATACCGCAGTCTTCGACGGCGGCCACTTTGCCGCCAGTACAGACGCAGAATGCGGTATCCGTACACCATGCCTCTCCGGCGCTGCCTCAATCATCCAGCAACGGCAATGCCAAATCGGTGATGAAACTGCCTGTCAATGGCAAT AGCGAAGTGATTGTCTCGGGACCCACCACCAATGTGGCACCTCGGCGCAGCGACAATACCAGTCGCACTCTACTGAATGCCAACAGTGTGATGGACCAGCGGATGAGCACCTTCGAGCCATACCAGATAATGCGTGATCCTGTCCAGCAATTCTGCGAGAAGAACTTTAACTCGATTAAGTCGTACATGGACGAGGTGTCGCAGCATTTGCCGCCGCCCACGCGCTGCAGCATCGAGG AGCGTCGGACCAAAAAGGTGGCCAAACTGCACTTCGCCTGCCAGATTCGTGGACCCCATTGCCTGTACTCCAAGACTTGCTTCACGATGCGAACGCGAAACCCCAAGACCTGGATACATATGATGTTCTTGGACTTTCAAGTGCGGCATTTT GTCAAGGAGAAGTGCGTGCTGAGCACGCGTGAGTCTGGCATTAGCAATCTCAAGAATATCTGGCAGATACTCAAGTGCGAGAATCGCAGCTTCACCGAACTTGTCACCAGCCAGTTTCCACAGGTCAAG GACCGGGAGATCCTGGTGAACGAGCTGCGCCACTCGGGCTTCCTGGACGTTTTTGAGGTCTCCAAGACCGACAAGTCCAATCCGAACTGCAACGAGTTGGAGTACCAGTGGGGCTGCTTCCTGTGCAACCATCCGGATAAGGCAGTGGGATTCCTTAACGGCAGCAATCAGCCCATGATCGAAGGTCAACTGAAGGAGAAGAAGGGCAAGTGGCGACTTTTCAGGCGATGGCGCACGCGGTACTTTACCCTGTCCGGAGCACATTTGTCCTGCAAGGGATCT AGCGGTGGCGAGAGCATCGATGTGAACCAGATACGATCGGTGAAGGTGTCGCGGGGTGCCCGCAACATACCCAAGGCCTTCGAGATCTTCACCGCCGACCAGACATTAATACTCAAGCCCAAGGACGGCAAGAATGCCGAGGAGTGGGTGCAGTGTCTCAGCATCGTAGTGGCCCACTCACAGGCGCGCGACAATCCCACGGCCAAGACGAACAGCTTGCCGGCCCGCAGCATGGGCAGCAGCAAGCCATCCTTTTAG